A single region of the Nitrospira sp. genome encodes:
- a CDS encoding NAD(P)/FAD-dependent oxidoreductase, which translates to MAAAQARTTYDVVIVGMGPAGSTAAAALSRGGLAVLGLDKDSHPRYKVCGGGLSARIEPLLDPGFRSVIEQTITGVQFVHRGRDPLVIHSSEPIAYMVMRDRFDHYLVQQAVQAGADIRTGDGVERLTQDADGVDVTTGRGRFRAQVIIGADGANSLVARQLFPHRSHYRAPALESEVQIGAGHHFPGATTILVDVGAARQGYGWIFPKRDCLSIGVGEFRRKATSLRATFDRFVKEEPGLSGWDVPRPVGHPIPAYLELEGRHRAEGGFQFVRGRAALIGDAGHLVDPLFGEGIYYAVLSGHMVARAILAGNQLRAESLVAYETALEREILPDFRATGRIARVVYAFPRLAFKLLRRYQEVVQAYFRVLQGHTTAAQFLPEAKQRLKASVNDLLLEALQMR; encoded by the coding sequence ATGGCTGCTGCGCAAGCTCGCACAACCTATGATGTGGTGATCGTCGGGATGGGGCCCGCCGGATCGACCGCCGCGGCGGCTCTGAGCCGTGGCGGGCTGGCCGTGCTCGGCTTGGACAAGGACTCCCACCCCCGTTACAAGGTCTGCGGTGGCGGCCTGTCGGCGCGAATCGAACCGCTGTTGGACCCTGGATTTCGGTCCGTCATCGAGCAGACCATCACGGGTGTGCAGTTCGTTCACCGAGGTCGGGATCCACTGGTCATTCACTCGTCCGAGCCCATCGCCTACATGGTGATGCGGGATCGGTTCGATCACTACCTGGTACAACAGGCGGTTCAAGCGGGAGCCGACATCCGCACCGGTGACGGTGTGGAGCGGCTCACGCAGGATGCGGATGGTGTGGACGTGACCACAGGGCGGGGTCGATTTCGCGCGCAGGTGATCATCGGTGCCGATGGTGCCAATAGCCTCGTGGCGCGGCAATTGTTTCCACACCGTTCTCATTATCGAGCGCCTGCGCTTGAAAGCGAGGTACAGATCGGCGCAGGACACCATTTCCCAGGAGCGACGACGATCCTCGTGGATGTGGGGGCGGCTCGACAGGGGTATGGGTGGATTTTCCCGAAACGGGATTGTCTTTCAATTGGAGTCGGAGAGTTTCGCCGGAAAGCGACCAGCCTGCGGGCGACCTTCGATCGGTTCGTGAAAGAGGAGCCGGGCCTCAGTGGATGGGATGTTCCGCGCCCGGTCGGACATCCGATTCCTGCGTACTTGGAGCTTGAGGGCCGACACCGAGCGGAAGGGGGCTTTCAGTTTGTCAGGGGGCGTGCCGCGCTCATCGGTGATGCCGGGCATTTAGTGGACCCATTGTTCGGGGAAGGCATCTACTACGCGGTCCTGTCCGGGCACATGGTGGCTCGGGCGATCTTGGCAGGCAACCAGCTTCGTGCGGAATCACTGGTTGCCTATGAGACAGCGCTGGAACGCGAGATTCTTCCCGACTTTCGTGCGACCGGCCGTATTGCGCGGGTCGTGTATGCATTTCCACGCCTCGCGTTCAAGCTTCTGCGTCGGTATCAAGAGGTGGTTCAGGCGTATTTCAGAGTGTTGCAGGGGCACACGACCGCCGCACAGTTTCTGCCCGAGGCGAAGCAGCGGTTGAAGGCGTCCGTGAACGACCTTCTGCTTGAAGCCTTACAGATGCGGTGA